The genome window GTCCCCGGCGCCAGTCAGGTCATCCGCCACCACGGCGTAGAACCGGCGTGCCGCGCCACGCGGAGCGCTGCGCGACGGTGTTTCCCTGCGCCCCATCCCTTGCTCTCCTTCAGCGCCCTGCCGCCGCGCCGGCCAGCTGGGCCCGGGGCTGGATGCGCCGCTGCAGGTAGTGGGTCAGGATCGGCGTTAGGATGGCCGTGATCAGCACTGCTGCAGCCACCTGAGCCGTGGCCACCGGCACGAACGCCGAGAAGCTCGGATCGGCCTCCGCCACGATGGCCGGCGTGGCCACCGAGTTGCCCGCCGTGGTGCCAATGGCGAAGCCGACCGCGCTCGGCGCCCCCAAGATGTACCGGTACGCGACGTACCCCAACATGCCGGTCACGACCGACACGAGCACCCCGAGGATCACGCCCGTGGCGCCCCCGAGCGCGAGCGAGCGCATGTCGATCCCGGCTCCGAGGGCGAAGGCGAAGAAGGGAATCGTGATGGCCGCGGTCGGCTTCATCATTTCCGCGAACCGGTGATCCAGGTTACCCAGCACGAAGCCGATGACGAACGGAATGATGGCCGCCACGATGTAGATCCACGGAATGGCGCCAAGGCCGCTCAGGCCCAGGAACAACAGCGTGAAGAACGGCCCGTCGTTGAGCGCGCTGGCGATGTAGGCGCCCTTGTCTTCTTCATCCCCGTACTGCGAGGCCAGCGCGATCCACAGGCCGCCGTTGGAGTTGATGAACGCAATCATGGCGGCCAGCAGGGACAGGCCCAACACGCCGGGCT of Bacillota bacterium contains these proteins:
- a CDS encoding 2-keto-3-deoxygluconate permease, with amino-acid sequence MGRVPIVATLQRVPGGMMLIPLLIGSIVRTFWPGFLDMGSFTTALFKNGALPLIALLILATGAQINVRQSGVVLARTGVLLLAKTIVPALLVIAYGYTFGKPGVLGLSLLAAMIAFINSNGGLWIALASQYGDEEDKGAYIASALNDGPFFTLLFLGLSGLGAIPWIYIVAAIIPFVIGFVLGNLDHRFAEMMKPTAAITIPFFAFALGAGIDMRSLALGGATGVILGVLVSVVTGMLGYVAYRYILGAPSAVGFAIGTTAGNSVATPAIVAEADPSFSAFVPVATAQVAAAVLITAILTPILTHYLQRRIQPRAQLAGAAAGR